A single Streptococcus thermophilus DNA region contains:
- the lspA gene encoding signal peptidase II: MKILNGKIISKQNLLLLGIMISAVLIDQLSKIWLTSTLQIGESIELIPSFFKITYAQNTGAAWSVLEGHMTFFYVVTIIALILLGWYFKNLKDYQIVQKIGVILMIAGTLGNFIDRLLFQFVRDSLDFRILDYNFPIFNIADILLVSGVFLLIIDETIKTFNIRSKLKK, from the coding sequence ATGAAGATTTTAAATGGAAAGATTATTTCTAAACAAAATTTACTTTTACTGGGAATTATGATAAGTGCCGTTTTAATTGACCAACTATCAAAAATCTGGCTAACTTCAACCTTACAAATAGGAGAATCAATAGAACTTATTCCATCTTTTTTCAAGATAACATATGCTCAAAATACAGGTGCAGCATGGAGTGTTTTAGAGGGGCATATGACGTTCTTTTATGTAGTGACTATAATTGCATTGATACTATTAGGGTGGTATTTTAAAAATCTTAAAGATTACCAAATTGTTCAAAAAATAGGAGTAATACTAATGATTGCTGGAACGTTAGGTAACTTTATTGATCGTTTATTATTTCAATTTGTACGTGATTCTTTGGATTTTCGTATTTTAGATTACAACTTTCCTATTTTTAACATCGCTGACATTTTACTAGTTAGCGGAGTTTTTTTACTCATTATCGATGAAACAATAAAAACTTTTAATATCCGTTCTAAATTAAAGAAGTAA
- the cadC gene encoding Cd(II)-sensing metalloregulatory transcriptional repressor CadC translates to MKDICEKTCFDEEKVQKIQTSLVDKKLNNISQIFKALSEETRITIAYALTLEKELCVCDISIIVNSTVATTSHHLKILSKAGVVQNKKVGKMVYYSLNNSLVERLIKDIVL, encoded by the coding sequence ATGAAAGATATTTGTGAAAAAACTTGTTTTGATGAAGAAAAGGTTCAAAAGATTCAAACATCATTAGTCGATAAAAAATTAAACAATATTAGTCAAATTTTTAAAGCACTATCTGAAGAAACAAGAATAACTATCGCTTATGCTTTAACTTTAGAAAAAGAATTATGTGTTTGTGATATTTCAATTATCGTAAATTCAACAGTAGCAACTACTTCTCATCACCTAAAAATATTGAGCAAAGCGGGAGTAGTTCAAAATAAAAAGGTCGGGAAGATGGTCTATTATTCATTAAATAACTCCTTAGTGGAGAGATTAATCAAGGATATTGTACTATGA
- a CDS encoding IS3 family transposase (programmed frameshift), producing MTNNRYEPEFKQKVLRLYLEEGRTKKSLTEEYNLGQGTLTYWLQQYRKECDNSPTKREESDSYEVAKKLRKEIEELKKENDFLKKSGSILCEGNRLAQYQFIQKYQQTFGVRWLLRRMNICPNAYYNYLKNKKHAYRQEKAEIQRKIVEIYHRENGVPGYRMMNDYLKGIGSIRSDLTIHHFMNELGLRSITRRKKPNYVKGTANKIFPNLLNREFDVKEPNKIWCTDFTYLTRPDGTMRYNCTIIDLCGREVVASLNSSHIETELAKETLKIALERRKPAKGIILHSDQGRQFTAKEFNKFCDKNYVQQSMSKAGCPYDNAVMERFYNTLKHEFYYLYKFDSNDILDQKLYEFVYGKYNHVRPHRANGGLTPYAARCRAA from the exons ATGACAAATAATCGTTACGAGCCTGAGTTCAAACAAAAGGTTCTTCGCCTCTATCTGGAAGAGGGACGAACCAAGAAAAGCCTGACCGAAGAATATAATCTTGGACAAGGCACGCTGACATACTGGTTACAGCAATACCGCAAAGAATGCGATAACAGCCCAACAAAACGGGAAGAATCTGATTCATACGAAGTTGCAAAAAAGCTACGCAAAGAAATTGAAGAACTCAAAAAGGAAAATGATTTTT TAAAAAAAAGCGGCAGCATTCTTTGCGAAGGAAATCGATTAGCTCAGTACCAGTTCATCCAGAAATATCAACAGACATTTGGGGTCAGATGGCTTCTTAGAAGAATGAACATCTGTCCAAATGCTTACTATAATTATCTTAAAAACAAAAAACATGCTTATCGTCAGGAAAAGGCAGAGATTCAACGTAAAATTGTTGAAATCTACCACCGCGAAAATGGAGTTCCTGGATACCGAATGATGAACGATTATCTTAAGGGTATCGGAAGCATTCGTTCAGATCTGACAATACATCATTTTATGAATGAATTGGGCTTACGTTCCATCACCCGTCGAAAGAAACCAAACTATGTAAAAGGAACTGCCAATAAAATCTTTCCAAACCTTCTGAATAGGGAATTTGATGTAAAAGAACCCAATAAAATATGGTGTACTGATTTTACATATTTAACTCGTCCAGATGGAACAATGCGTTACAATTGCACGATTATAGACCTTTGCGGTCGTGAAGTGGTTGCATCATTAAACAGCAGTCATATCGAAACTGAATTGGCAAAGGAAACCTTGAAAATCGCACTAGAACGTCGAAAACCAGCAAAAGGAATTATCCTGCATTCTGATCAAGGGCGTCAATTTACCGCAAAAGAATTCAATAAATTTTGTGATAAAAACTATGTCCAACAAAGTATGAGCAAAGCAGGCTGTCCATATGACAATGCCGTTATGGAAAGATTCTACAATACGCTCAAACACGAATTCTATTATCTCTACAAGTTTGATTCAAATGACATTCTTGACCAAAAGCTCTATGAATTCGTTTATGGGAAATATAATCACGTAAGACCACATCGTGCAAACGGTGGACTTACACCTTATGCTGCACGATGTCGTGCAGCGTAA
- a CDS encoding MFS transporter, with protein MRKILKNKLYLKVLISDLISNFGDTLYFIALMTYVTEIKDSNLAISIVNISETIPILFTIFFGIIADRTLNKVEMIIKTLWLRVVLYLLVAVVMNFKPSIIVVIFASIVNLIADTLGQFENGLFYPISNRIVKKSEREETMAFRQTVVSTMNIVNQAFGAFLITILSFSHLAFINSLTFAISLLIMLVIKNQINDYYEEMNSTSKISKFDFKSSFSEVVSNLKLSINHLFSIGNMKATLLVIPILNGSLAILTPLVVVNLSKGSNLTIINSATTISLLGISTVSGGILGGTLILISKKFKTFSIGTLLKMNLTTVFLSFVAFYFQNIYLIILSSFLSSVLVSALNPKLGTIIFNNIDETKLATIFGGMVTYFQIGDIVSRLLFSTLVIYLPYSYIAVVYMSLVFVAILYTFKGSNDLI; from the coding sequence ATGAGAAAAATTTTAAAAAATAAACTATATCTGAAAGTTCTGATTTCAGATTTAATATCAAATTTTGGAGATACATTATATTTTATAGCTCTCATGACCTATGTTACGGAGATTAAGGACAGTAATTTAGCCATTTCAATCGTAAATATATCTGAGACTATACCTATCTTATTTACAATATTTTTTGGTATCATTGCAGATAGAACGCTTAATAAAGTGGAGATGATTATTAAAACGTTATGGCTACGGGTGGTTCTATATTTATTGGTTGCTGTGGTTATGAATTTTAAGCCATCTATTATAGTAGTCATATTTGCTAGTATAGTTAACCTTATTGCAGATACATTGGGACAATTTGAAAATGGTCTTTTCTATCCAATTTCTAATCGAATAGTGAAAAAGTCAGAAAGAGAAGAAACTATGGCGTTTAGGCAGACAGTTGTTTCTACGATGAATATTGTAAATCAAGCATTTGGGGCGTTTTTAATCACTATTCTAAGTTTCTCTCACTTAGCTTTTATAAATTCTCTAACTTTTGCTATTAGCCTGTTAATTATGTTAGTTATCAAAAATCAGATTAATGATTATTATGAGGAGATGAACTCGACCAGTAAGATATCAAAATTTGATTTTAAATCTTCGTTTTCTGAGGTTGTTTCAAATTTAAAGCTCTCAATTAATCATCTATTTAGTATCGGTAACATGAAGGCTACTTTACTTGTTATACCAATTCTTAATGGGAGTTTGGCAATTCTCACGCCATTAGTTGTTGTTAATCTTTCTAAAGGATCTAATTTGACAATTATTAATTCTGCGACTACGATCTCACTTTTGGGCATTAGCACTGTTTCAGGAGGAATACTTGGGGGCACTTTAATTCTGATTAGTAAAAAATTTAAAACCTTTTCCATAGGCACCTTGTTAAAAATGAATTTGACCACTGTTTTTCTTTCATTTGTTGCTTTTTACTTTCAAAATATTTATTTAATTATATTATCATCATTTCTTTCAAGTGTATTAGTTAGTGCATTAAATCCTAAACTGGGGACTATCATATTTAACAATATTGATGAGACGAAGTTAGCTACAATATTTGGAGGGATGGTGACATATTTCCAAATAGGAGATATTGTATCAAGGTTACTATTTTCTACCTTAGTGATTTACTTACCGTATAGTTATATTGCAGTAGTATATATGTCATTAGTTTTTGTGGCAATTTTATATACATTTAAAGGTTCAAATGACCTGATATAA